TCATCCATTGTTTTGAAGACTCCGGGGAATATTCGGGCATAGGTCTGTATGATGGGGTCCTTTGTATCGCTTATATAGAGATTTACCGATCCGTCATAGGCATCAACGGTTGCCTTGATGGAGTTGCGGATGTAATTGCCCAGTTTGGCAGTGGGTTCGGAATAAGGGAAACGGTCTGTTACGGTATATCCGTCTATTATCCAGACAAGACGACCCTCCGGGGATATTACCATGTATGGATCCCCATCTAATTCAACAAAGGGAGCAATATGGGAAACTCGTTCTGTGACCTTCCTGTGATACATGACACGGCTATCGGACGTGATGTCGTCGGAAAGGAGAATAGTGAAGGAACCAAAACGAGCTGCGAAAAGCAGTTTTTTCCAGAAAGAGAGGGGAACGCCCCCCTTACCCTCGTAACTGGTATAAACGTTTTTGTCGCCAACCGGATAATCGAACTCCTGGCGTTTTCCCCGGACAAAGACGTATTCGTTAGAAGTTTCGCCGTAATAGATCTCGGGGCGGGTAATCCTGACGTCTGTTGTCGAGACGGGTGGAATATCCTTAATGAAGAATTCCGGAAGTCCCTCGTTCGATATACGATTTACAGGACCAAGAACAACTCCATACCCGTGGGTATACGTAAGGTGTTCATTAACCCATGTTTTTGAAGGCAGGGCCTGGTAGGAAAGCTCCCGGGGGGAGAGCATAACCTGGCGGTACTGACCGTTAACCATGTAGCGGTCATTGTCCACACTGACAAATTTATAATACGTGCGCATTTCCTGAAGCTGGCTGTATGTCTTGAGGAGTGGGGCGTGATCCCACAAGCGGATATTCTTAATGGTGGGGTCGTTTTTTCGCAGGTCTTCCCGTGTCAGATTTTCCTCTATCGGAAACTCTCGTTCCTCGATATCCTGAAGCTGATATGCCATGCGTGTGTACTGTATGTTCTTTTCGATATAGGGCGTTTCCAGGACAATTTCGTTGGGGAGCACCACAAATTTCTGAATGAGTACAGGATAAATGCCCCGGCCGATAAAAATAAGCAACAGAAAGACAGTGACGGCTATCGCGGGAAAACGCCAGTCCGGACGAAAAGCATAATAAATCATGGATAGACCGCATAAAATACAAACCACCATCAGGGTCTTGAGGACCCACAATTGAGTAGTGACTTCGGTATAGCCTGGACCAAAGACCACCCCACGCTTCGTAAAGAGGACCTCGTTCAACTCCAGCCAGACACCCAACGTGCCCCAGAAGAACAGGGCGGCGGTCAGAATAGCGAGGTGCATCCGTGCTTGTGGAGAAATCTGCAAGATTCGGGGGGGTACAAAGTGGAAGGATCGGCGGACAAAATACACCAAGGCTGTCCCTATCATTGTGAAAATAATGTTAAACATCAGCCAGTTATAAATATGTATCAAAAATGGCAACTGAAATATATAAAATCCTATGTCCTTTTGAAAGAGTGGATCGGAGATGCCAAACAAAGAGGAGTGAGTAAACAGCAAAAAGGTTTCCCATTGGAAGGCTCCGTTCGATGCCGCGAAAACGGTGAAAAAAAGAGAGGCAGCCAGGATCAGTATCTGAAGGGTTTGATTATTTAACCCCCATGGCGGCATTTGTATCGAGTCGTCACCCCCGATGACGAATATTCGAGAGGAAAAACGAACAGCAAGGAAGAGGTTTGTATAGAAAAGAGCGAAAAAAACAATGCCAAAGAGCACTGCCATTTTCACCTTGGCAAGGAGGGTGACGTAAAAAACACTTTGATAGCCTACCTCCTGAAACCAGAACCAGTCTGTAATGAGCGTGATAAACTGCAAAGAGACTGCAAGGATGCAGACAATGACAATAAAAAGGATTAGTCCTTTGAGGCTTTGTAACCGGGGGGGGGTAAATTTAAAGGTGGTCATTTTTCTTCTCCTCCAATACTTCTTCGTCTTCGTATAAGTGAATGAACGTTTTATGTCAAGAAACAAAGCAGGTTTAACAAAGAACGCTTTGGATATTTAAAGGAGTAAAGCAATAAAACGGCTTTGCATATTAACGCCATATGATATATATCGTCGCCGTTAGTCGGCAAAATGAAATAATATTTCCTTTATCAATATTTCAGAGTTACAGACAGGCGGGACGCCTGTCCTACCATAAGGTGGGTTGGGCGTCTCGCCCGATATGTGTTACTGTTATTTCTATTTTTTCCAGGAGAGGTTTATCTATGCAAAAAGAGGTGATTAAAGCAAATATCGTTGTTTTCATCGCCAGTTTCTGCACACTTGTCATTGAACTGGTTGCGGGAAGAATCATGGCGCCCTATGTCGGAGTGTCCCTTTATACCTGGACGAGCATCATAGGTGTTGTCCTTGCCGGTATCAGCATAGGCGCCTATTTAGGAGGAGTGCTTGCCGACCGGTTTCCCCGTCCCTCGACGCTCGGATGGCTCCTCTTTTTTTCGGGTTTAGGGGCTTTTTCCATTTCACCGCTGGTAAACATCCTTGGAGCGGCGCATTTTCAAACTACACTGATGATGCGGATTTTACTCCTTACCACCTATGTTTTCTTCATTCCGTCCTGTATCCTCGGCATGATTTCCCCCGTCGTGGTGAAACTTACACTCCACAACCTGGCGAAGACAGGCAATGTTGTCGGGAAGATCTACGCCTTTTCTACACTCGGTTCAATTATCGGGACCTTTGCCACGGGTTTTTTCCTTATTTCCTGGATGGGGACGAGAAATCTCCTTTTAACCGTGGGGTTTATTCTCATACTTTGTGCTTTGGTCTTTGGGGGTACTTTCATCAGGAAAAAATCATTTGCCGTTTTTATTGTCATTCTTGTTTCACTCATCTGGACTTTCTATGGTTACGCCTTCAAAATGCCTCTTGATGACAAAACCTATTTTTTCAAGGAAAGCGACTACTATACGCTTCAGGTGAAGAAGTTCCTCACCAAAGACAAGAAGGTATGGGCAGATGCACTGGTATTAGACCATCTTGTCCATTCCATAAATGACTTAGACAATCCTTTCTATCTGGATTATGAATACATCCGGATTTATGAGGAATTTATGAGATGGCGGATGAATCGAACGGGTTCCCTGAAAGCTCTGTTCATCGGTGGCGGAGGTTATACATTGCCCCGCTGCCTTGAAACAATGTACCCTACGGCAGAAGTCGATGTTGTTGAGATTGATCCGGAAATAACAAAGGTGGCTCATGAATATCTGGGAGTGCCTAAAAATACGAAGATTCGATCTTTTAATGAAGATGGCCGCTGGTTTGTCATGAATTGCAAGGAGAAAGAGAAATATGATTTTATTGTGGGTGACGCCTTCAATGACCTGTCGATTCCCTACCACCTGACAACAAAGGAATTCGCTCAGCAAATGGCCGAACTTTTAAAACCGGATGGCATACTCATGGCCAATGTGATTGACAGTTACCAAAATGGGCTGTTTATGCCTTCCTATATCCGTACACTGGAAGAAGTATTCGGGAAAGGAAATGTCCACCTTGTCTCCCATAAACCTGATTACGAGAATACCGGCATCAGCACCCGTGTTATTGTGGCGAGCAAGCAAAACATTAATATCAATGATTTCGTTACTTTCCTCAGGGGGCAGGGCGGCAAAGAAGTCATGTCCAACGTTATGCCTCAGGAGAGACTCCAGGAGTATCTCGCACAACGTCCTTCTCTTATCCTGACGGATGATTATGTTCCGGTGGATAATTTGGTAGCCCCGATCTTCGAAGAGCGGTACGGCTATCAAATGCATAAATAATT
This region of Deltaproteobacteria bacterium genomic DNA includes:
- a CDS encoding UPF0182 family protein → MTTFKFTPPRLQSLKGLILFIVIVCILAVSLQFITLITDWFWFQEVGYQSVFYVTLLAKVKMAVLFGIVFFALFYTNLFLAVRFSSRIFVIGGDDSIQMPPWGLNNQTLQILILAASLFFTVFAASNGAFQWETFLLFTHSSLFGISDPLFQKDIGFYIFQLPFLIHIYNWLMFNIIFTMIGTALVYFVRRSFHFVPPRILQISPQARMHLAILTAALFFWGTLGVWLELNEVLFTKRGVVFGPGYTEVTTQLWVLKTLMVVCILCGLSMIYYAFRPDWRFPAIAVTVFLLLIFIGRGIYPVLIQKFVVLPNEIVLETPYIEKNIQYTRMAYQLQDIEEREFPIEENLTREDLRKNDPTIKNIRLWDHAPLLKTYSQLQEMRTYYKFVSVDNDRYMVNGQYRQVMLSPRELSYQALPSKTWVNEHLTYTHGYGVVLGPVNRISNEGLPEFFIKDIPPVSTTDVRITRPEIYYGETSNEYVFVRGKRQEFDYPVGDKNVYTSYEGKGGVPLSFWKKLLFAARFGSFTILLSDDITSDSRVMYHRKVTERVSHIAPFVELDGDPYMVISPEGRLVWIIDGYTVTDRFPYSEPTAKLGNYIRNSIKATVDAYDGSVNLYISDTKDPIIQTYARIFPGVFKTMDEMPAELKSHIRYPPSMLEIQARMYTAYHMQDPQVFYNKEDLWAIPGKHTPGSEREMEPYYTIMKLPGDKKEEFILLLPFTPSRKDNMAAWMAVRCDAPNYGNMTVYKFPKQKLV
- a CDS encoding fused MFS/spermidine synthase, whose protein sequence is MQKEVIKANIVVFIASFCTLVIELVAGRIMAPYVGVSLYTWTSIIGVVLAGISIGAYLGGVLADRFPRPSTLGWLLFFSGLGAFSISPLVNILGAAHFQTTLMMRILLLTTYVFFIPSCILGMISPVVVKLTLHNLAKTGNVVGKIYAFSTLGSIIGTFATGFFLISWMGTRNLLLTVGFILILCALVFGGTFIRKKSFAVFIVILVSLIWTFYGYAFKMPLDDKTYFFKESDYYTLQVKKFLTKDKKVWADALVLDHLVHSINDLDNPFYLDYEYIRIYEEFMRWRMNRTGSLKALFIGGGGYTLPRCLETMYPTAEVDVVEIDPEITKVAHEYLGVPKNTKIRSFNEDGRWFVMNCKEKEKYDFIVGDAFNDLSIPYHLTTKEFAQQMAELLKPDGILMANVIDSYQNGLFMPSYIRTLEEVFGKGNVHLVSHKPDYENTGISTRVIVASKQNININDFVTFLRGQGGKEVMSNVMPQERLQEYLAQRPSLILTDDYVPVDNLVAPIFEERYGYQMHK